From the genome of Lotus japonicus ecotype B-129 chromosome 6, LjGifu_v1.2, one region includes:
- the LOC130726878 gene encoding dormancy-associated protein 1 → MVLLEKLWDDVVAGPQPERGLGALRKLTTNIKDEGEGSKLQRNLSMPPTPTTPGTPTTPGSGRKADNVWRSVFHPGSNSATKTIGGQMFDKPLPNTPTVYDWLYSGETRSKHR, encoded by the exons ATGGTTCTGCTAGAGAAGCTGTGGGATGATGTTGTGGCTGGCCCTCAACCTGAGCGTGGCCTTGGCGCCCTCAGGAAGCTGACCACCAACATCAAAG atgaaggagaaggtagcaAATTACAGAGAAACTTGTCCATGCCTCCGACACCAACAACCCCAGGGACACCCACAACACCTGGGTCGGGGCGTAAAGCTGACAACGTTTGGAGGAGCGTGTTCCATCCTGGTAGCAACTCCGCCACAAAGACCATCGGTGGTCAAATGTTTGACAAACCACTCCCCAACACCCCCACTGTCTATGACTG GCTCTACAGCGGGGAGACAAGGAGCAAGCACCGCTGA